A single window of Montipora capricornis isolate CH-2021 chromosome 14, ASM3666992v2, whole genome shotgun sequence DNA harbors:
- the LOC138032947 gene encoding EGF-like repeat and discoidin I-like domain-containing protein 3: protein MKPFVCTTFVILRLVLSYAVATEIGCKPSISEKNAGKAISRGEPHTGVSFVNLKEDKFSYLNITILGYSHVDWMPQCSFACLETLTCFSYNLAAYPNINGKLLCELLPSDKYNNSDKFMVNESFHHFSIASPCSGWPCKNNGTCLPLYEENSYKCFCKAGFAGRDCENACVFAFDSQLNASSQWDSNHAFSQGKLNHQETREKAGAWVALQNNSSQWLQVDLGSQKRVRTLATQGRNYSLDWPGYHAQWVTKYKLQYSNDGEDFQYYQEQGVAKEFAGNIDRDTEVHHDLNPLISARYFRFQPTSWHGHISMRVGLFGCPDR from the exons ATGAAACCCTTTGTCTGTACGACATTTGTTATACTCAGGCTCGTCCTCTCATATGCAGTTGCTACAG AGAtcggttgcaaaccatctatctCAGAGAAAAATGCTGGAAAAGCTATCAGTCGCGGTGAACCTCACACTGGTGTCAGTTTCGTAAACTTAAAAGAAGACAAGTTCTCCTACTTGAATATCACCATTCTTGGATATAGTCACGTTGATTGGATGCCCCAGTGCTCGTTTGCCTGCTTGGAAACTCTGACATGTTTTTCATACAACCTGGCTGCATACCCGAACATCAACGGTAAACTGCTCTGTGAACTGCTCCCTTCGGACAAGTACAACAACTCGGACAAATTCATGGTCAACGAATCCTTTCACCATTTCAGCATCGCG TCACCATGCAGCGGTTGGCCTTGTAAAAACAATGGAACGTGTCTGCCTTTGTACGAAGAGAATAGCTACAAGTGTTTCTGCAAAGCGGGATTCGCCGGACGAGACTGCGAAAACG catGTGTGTTCGCTTTTGACTCACAACTCAATGCTTCTTCACAATGGGACAGCAATCACGCTTTCAGCCAAGGAAAACTAAACCATCAAGAAACCCGAGAAAAGGCAGGGGCTTGGGTAGCTCTTCAAAATAATTCCAGTCAATGGCTGCAAGTAGATCTGGGAAGTCAGAAAAGGGTACGAACCTTAGCTACGCAGGGAAGAAATTACTCCCTTGATTGGCCCGGATACCATGCTCAGTGGGTGACCAAGTACAAGCTGCAGTACAGTAACGACGGGGAAGATTTCCAGTACTACCAGGAGCAAGGAGTAGCGAag GAGTTTGCTGGAAACATAGACAGGGACACTGAAGTTCATCATGATCTCAACCCACTAATCAGTGCACGTTATTTCCGGTTCCAACCAACAAGTTGGCATGGACACATATCAATGAGGGTGGGACTCTTTGGTTGCCCAG aCCGCTGA
- the LOC138032950 gene encoding uncharacterized protein: MKPFGCTTFLILMLVLSYVVATVKKADKAISRGEPRTGVSFVNFKEDKFSYLNITILGYSHFNWMPQCSFACLETPTCLSYNLAAYPDINGKLLCELLPSDKYNNSDKFMVNESFHHFSIAEFAGNKDRDTEVHQDLNPLISARYFRFQPTSWHGHISMRVGLFGCPDR; encoded by the exons ATGAAACCCTTTGGCTGTACGACATTTCTTATACTCATGCTCGTCCTCTCATATGTAGTTGCTACAG TGAAAAAAGCTGACAAAGCTATCAGTCGCGGTGAGCCACGCACTGGTGTCAGTTTCGTAAACTTTAAAGAAGACAAGTTCTCCTACTTGAATATAACCATTCTTGGATATAGTCACTTTAACTGGATGCCCCAGTGCTCGTTTGCCTGCTTGGAAACTCCGACATGTTTGTCATACAACTTGGCTGCCTACCCGGACATCAACGGTAAACTGCTCTGTGAACTGCTCCCTTCGGACAAGTACAACAACTCGGACAAATTCATGGTCAACGAATCCTTTCACCATTTCAGCATCGCG GAATTTGCTGGAAACAAAGACAGGGACACTGAAGTTCATCAGGATCTCAACCCACTTATCAGTGCACGTTACTTCCGGTTCCAGCCAACAAGTTGGCATGGACACATATCAATGAGAGTGGGACTCTTTGGTTGCCCAG aCCGCTGA